In the Salvelinus fontinalis isolate EN_2023a chromosome 34, ASM2944872v1, whole genome shotgun sequence genome, one interval contains:
- the LOC129833424 gene encoding CD2 antigen cytoplasmic tail-binding protein 2-like — MSKRKVTFGDGDGGELLDEDVPKKKLCEDMVGPGSRFKGKHSLDSDEEDEEEDGDKSSKYNILASDDVEGQEGATIDCDEGVPITPFNLDEEMQEGHFDSEGNYYVKKDEEIRDNWLDNIDWVKIREQPTKRKKKGLAAKRRRRVGDEDEAEEEKQREEKQADSDEEQDMEEEKEPVEDPLASYSQHQLTEALLELLLPGETVAAGLRRLGGLGGRKKGKQREENGKAEETNRDTEKLDRLTALADRLVGSGVFEIYQQTYEKLAYTLKGKSQQQSVGRSKNGEEEEDELDMFADKIDEKHSVKAPDKEDQDDETVSDEVMWEYKWDTEENSELYGPFSSQQMQGWVDEGFFKDGVYCRRIEQGSAQFYNSKRLDFDLYT; from the exons ATGTCAAAAAGGAAAGTCACGTTTGGGGACGGCGATGGTGGAGAGTTGTTGGATGAGGACGTTCCAAAGAAAAAG TTATGTGAGGACATGGTTGGGCCGGGCTCCAGGTTCAAGGGAAAACATTCTCTGGACAGTGACGAGGAGGACGAGGAAGAAGATGGAGATAAGAGCAGCAAATACAACATATTGGCCAGTGACGATGTGGAAG GTCAGGAGGGGGCAACAATTGACTGTGACGAGGGAGTTCCCATCACACCCTTTAACCTGGATGAGGAGATGCAAGAAGGGCACTTTGACTCTGAAGGAAACTACTACGTCAAAAAGGATGAGGAGATCAGGGACAACTGGCTTGACAACATTGACTGG GTGAAAATAAGAGAGCAACCTACTAAACGAAAGAAGAAAGGTCTGGCAGCCAAGcggaggaggagagtgggggaTGAAGATGAGGCAGAAGAAGAGAAACAGCGAGAGGAGAAGCAGGCAGACAGTGACGAAGAGCAAGACATGGAAGAAGAAAAGGAGCCAGTTGAGGACCCCCTGGCATCCTACAGCCAGCATCAGCTCACAGAGGCTCTGTTGGAGCTGCTATTACCCGGGGAGACTGTTGCCGCAGGGCTTCGCCGGCTTGGAGGCCTAGGTGGGCGTAAGAAGGGAAAGCAGAGGGAAGAGAACGGGAAAGCAGAAGAAACAAATAGGGATACCGAAAAACTGGACAGGCTCACGGCACTGGCAGACAGACTTGTTGGGAGTGGGGTGTTTGAAATATACCAGCAGACGTATGAAAAACTGGCCTACACACTGAAAGGGAAGAGCCAGCAGCAATCAGTGGGGAGGAGTAAAAatggggaggaggaagaagatgagCTTGACATGTTTGCAGACAAAATTGACGAGAAGCACAGTGTCAAAGCTCCGGACAAAGAGGATCAGGATGATGAGACGG TGAGTGATGAGGTGATGTGGGAGTATAAATGGGACACAGAGGAGAATTCTGAACTCTACGGCCCCTTCAGCAGTCAGCAGATGCAG GGCTGGGTGGATGAGGGCTTTTTCAAAGATGGTGTTTACTGCAGGAGGATTGAACAGGGAAGCGCTCAGTTCTACAATTCCAAGAGACTAGACTTTGATCTTTACACATGA